A window from Streptomyces sp. NBC_00335 encodes these proteins:
- a CDS encoding FAD-binding oxidoreductase — MSLHRRQVLAGAATGVLASIGAAAPTTARTTARTTPRTTTRRADPDYGALARALDGRVVTAGDGDYDEARQLFQPRYDTVRPGAVAYPAHPGDVAACLDFARRSAVPVVPRGGGHGYAGWSTREAGLVIDTSAMADVAAESGTGVRVGAGARLGEVNSVLAARGLAVPTGLCPSVGIAGLTLGGGLGLSSRSWGATSDRLTGVSLVTPDGTLREVAADREPDLFWALRGGGGGNFGVVTGFRFRTHPVSDCAFAELRWSAADSPAVLRGWQRWLEALPDPFWSQVEFTVDGGPVGAPALRVLCLDGGRAELERQLTRLSDLVGAPPRDSWSVVRGYADTVRAMAGCLDRSPAECRLPGTLPGHDPRGRLGRASYAARSDFWAPDGLTEAAASAVLAALRRYAGSVPRGGFGVVQFDGVCGGALNRIPARATAFAHRTAGFLAQYLIYWPGPATAADIGRHQGWLDGLWQDLRPWAGGAAYQNYADPRLTGWREAYYGPNLARLEEVRRRYDPDRLLRFPQAV, encoded by the coding sequence ATGAGCCTCCACCGCCGCCAGGTCCTCGCGGGAGCCGCCACGGGCGTCCTCGCCTCGATCGGCGCGGCGGCCCCTACGACGGCCCGCACGACGGCCCGCACGACGCCCCGTACGACGACCCGCCGCGCGGACCCGGACTACGGGGCGCTGGCCCGGGCCCTCGACGGCCGGGTGGTGACGGCCGGCGACGGGGACTACGACGAGGCACGGCAGCTGTTCCAGCCCCGCTACGACACGGTCCGGCCGGGCGCCGTGGCCTACCCCGCGCACCCGGGGGACGTGGCCGCCTGTCTGGACTTCGCCCGGCGCTCGGCCGTCCCCGTGGTGCCGCGCGGCGGCGGCCACGGCTACGCGGGCTGGTCCACCCGCGAGGCCGGACTCGTCATCGACACGTCCGCCATGGCGGACGTGGCCGCGGAGTCCGGGACCGGGGTCCGGGTCGGTGCGGGCGCCCGCCTCGGGGAGGTGAACTCCGTCCTCGCCGCGCGGGGCCTGGCCGTCCCGACGGGGCTGTGCCCTTCCGTCGGCATCGCCGGTCTCACCCTCGGCGGCGGGCTCGGCCTCTCCTCCCGCTCCTGGGGCGCCACCTCCGACCGGCTCACGGGGGTGAGCCTCGTGACCCCCGACGGGACGCTCCGCGAAGTCGCCGCCGACCGCGAGCCCGACCTGTTCTGGGCCCTGCGCGGCGGTGGGGGCGGCAACTTCGGGGTGGTCACCGGCTTCCGCTTCCGCACCCACCCGGTCTCCGACTGCGCCTTCGCGGAACTGCGCTGGTCGGCCGCAGACTCCCCCGCCGTCCTGCGCGGGTGGCAGCGCTGGCTGGAGGCGCTGCCCGATCCGTTCTGGAGCCAGGTGGAGTTCACCGTGGACGGCGGCCCGGTGGGCGCCCCGGCGCTGCGGGTGCTCTGCCTGGACGGCGGACGCGCGGAGCTGGAACGGCAGCTGACCCGGCTGTCCGACCTGGTGGGCGCCCCGCCCCGGGACTCGTGGAGCGTCGTACGCGGCTACGCGGACACCGTCCGGGCGATGGCCGGCTGCCTGGACCGGAGCCCCGCCGAATGCCGCCTGCCGGGCACCCTCCCGGGACACGATCCGCGGGGGCGGCTCGGCCGTGCCTCCTACGCCGCCCGGTCCGACTTCTGGGCCCCGGACGGGCTGACCGAAGCGGCCGCCTCGGCGGTACTGGCCGCCCTGCGGCGCTACGCCGGGAGCGTGCCGCGCGGCGGGTTCGGCGTGGTGCAGTTCGACGGGGTCTGCGGCGGAGCCCTCAACCGGATCCCGGCGCGGGCCACCGCCTTCGCGCACCGCACGGCCGGGTTCCTCGCCCAGTACCTCATCTACTGGCCCGGCCCGGCCACGGCCGCCGACATCGGCCGCCACCAGGGCTGGCTCGACGGGCTCTGGCAGGACCTGCGGCCCTGGGCGGGCGGAGCCGCGTACCAGAACTACGCCGATCCGAGACTGACCGGCTGGCGCGAGGCCTACTACGGGCCGAACCTGGCCCGCCTCGAAGAGGTCCGCCGCCGCTACGACCCGGACCGGCTGCTGCGCTTCCCCCAAGCCGTATAG
- a CDS encoding trypsin-like peptidase domain-containing protein, producing MRRTLTVAAATAALLLPGGPLPEAEAGTAPAQAAAQAPAKAPATERWSAREAESFWTPDRMASAVPISRGGAPAAVDGTGRDFDGIPVVGRMFVMKGGGAYFCTASVVASPGRDMVLSAAHCLLGTDARQVAFVPQYTAQNPQPYGMFPVLRDAAGRSKVWIDPRYRQLGADKGAALDVAFAQVGPDADGYPVEDVVGGNRLVTGAPYAHKQVSLIGYPASAARPRLCVNRTTKFTSTDPGIPGSFLRIDCTGYPGGTSGGPFLTGFDERTETGDVVGVIGGWKTGGDTPDTSYSSYFGADIRKLYEKALAGARVA from the coding sequence ATGCGACGTACGTTGACGGTGGCGGCGGCCACGGCCGCCCTGCTGCTGCCCGGCGGGCCCCTGCCCGAGGCCGAGGCCGGCACCGCCCCGGCGCAGGCCGCGGCGCAGGCCCCGGCCAAGGCCCCCGCCACCGAGCGGTGGTCGGCCCGGGAGGCCGAGTCGTTCTGGACTCCCGACCGGATGGCGTCCGCGGTCCCCATCAGCCGGGGCGGCGCCCCGGCCGCGGTGGACGGGACCGGCCGGGACTTCGACGGCATCCCGGTCGTCGGCCGGATGTTCGTCATGAAGGGCGGCGGCGCGTACTTCTGCACCGCGAGCGTGGTCGCCTCCCCCGGCCGCGACATGGTGCTCAGCGCGGCGCACTGCCTGCTCGGTACGGACGCCCGGCAGGTGGCGTTCGTACCGCAGTACACGGCCCAGAACCCCCAGCCGTACGGGATGTTCCCGGTCCTGCGCGACGCGGCCGGCCGCTCCAAGGTGTGGATCGACCCGCGCTACCGGCAGCTCGGCGCCGACAAGGGCGCCGCCCTCGACGTGGCCTTCGCCCAGGTCGGCCCGGACGCCGACGGCTACCCCGTGGAGGACGTGGTCGGCGGGAACCGGCTGGTCACCGGCGCCCCGTACGCGCACAAGCAGGTCTCGCTGATCGGCTATCCGGCCTCCGCCGCCCGGCCCCGGCTGTGCGTGAACCGGACGACGAAGTTCACCAGCACCGATCCGGGGATCCCCGGATCGTTCCTGCGGATCGACTGCACCGGCTACCCGGGCGGCACCAGCGGCGGCCCGTTCCTGACCGGCTTCGACGAGCGGACCGAGACCGGCGACGTGGTCGGGGTGATCGGCGGCTGGAAGACGGGCGGGGACACCCCCGACACCTCCTACAGCTCCTACTTCGGCGCCGACATCAGGAAGTTGTACGAGAAGGCTCTCGCCGGGGCGCGGGTGGCGTGA
- a CDS encoding AEC family transporter codes for MGGAAALEKLIPVALAFGVGVFLARRKVVPAEASKAFADYAFLFAVPCYLFGNIYAADLSALFDWRAIGGYAAAAALAVAAVAAVSAAAGLRDPRAVALRVMAGVQVNTAYFAVPVFITFFGTAAPIFPVLLFQVCVLSLVVIAIMELGRTGPGSGGGPARRLGRAVSASLVTPLVLACNAGILLNLLSVHVPEVVLDGAAFVGDSASPVALFALGLHLGGIGLDVRGTTREELALIGFKCVVFPLLAWAVCGALFGVRGEWLTYLVLIAAMPTPQNLFIFAQRYDVGVDLSAAVVIKSSLVCLLLLPLWLQALSP; via the coding sequence ATGGGCGGGGCGGCCGCGCTGGAGAAACTGATCCCGGTGGCGCTGGCCTTCGGCGTCGGCGTGTTCCTCGCGCGGCGCAAGGTGGTCCCCGCCGAGGCCTCCAAGGCCTTCGCCGACTACGCGTTCCTCTTCGCGGTCCCGTGCTACCTGTTCGGCAACATCTACGCGGCGGACCTCTCCGCCCTCTTCGACTGGCGGGCCATCGGCGGCTACGCGGCCGCCGCCGCCCTCGCGGTCGCGGCGGTGGCCGCCGTCTCGGCGGCAGCCGGACTGCGCGACCCCCGGGCCGTGGCGCTGCGCGTGATGGCCGGGGTCCAGGTCAACACCGCCTACTTCGCCGTCCCCGTGTTCATCACCTTCTTCGGCACGGCGGCGCCGATCTTCCCGGTGCTGCTCTTCCAGGTCTGCGTGCTGTCGCTCGTCGTCATCGCCATCATGGAACTGGGCCGCACCGGCCCCGGCTCCGGCGGCGGCCCCGCCCGGCGCCTGGGACGCGCCGTCAGCGCCTCGCTCGTCACCCCGCTGGTCCTCGCCTGCAACGCGGGGATCCTGCTCAACCTGCTCTCCGTGCACGTCCCGGAGGTGGTCCTGGACGGGGCCGCCTTCGTCGGCGACAGCGCCTCCCCGGTGGCCCTCTTCGCCCTCGGACTGCACCTCGGCGGCATCGGCCTCGACGTCCGGGGGACCACCCGCGAGGAGCTGGCGCTCATCGGCTTCAAGTGCGTGGTCTTCCCGCTGCTGGCGTGGGCGGTGTGCGGGGCGCTGTTCGGGGTCCGGGGCGAGTGGCTCACGTACCTCGTGCTGATCGCCGCGATGCCGACGCCCCAGAACCTGTTCATCTTCGCCCAGCGCTACGACGTGGGCGTCGACCTCTCAGCCGCCGTCGTGATCAAGAGTTCCCTGGTCTGCCTCCTGCTGCTGCCGCTCTGGCTGCAGGCGCTCTCCCCGTGA
- a CDS encoding MDR family NADP-dependent oxidoreductase: MATAALPRTAREIRLADRREGPPEGPRLAVVEVPVPVPGPGRVLVRNRHFLVFPGLLTLIGGAAEGLPLPPLRTGDTLFGPAVGEVVAAPAGSPLRPGTLVSHLLGWREYALVDAADCTPLDDTLPDPVAYLAQGSAPYGALTRLTGVRPGDTVLVTGAAGAVGTLAGQTARLLGAGRVICTTGSPEKADRLVAELGYDAVLLRGAGRPFAEQLAGAAPGGIDVLVDTVGGEQLSAALGAARQGARFALVGALSGQLAPGRSGGEAPVEVDSFRLVVRGVSVRGYLGTEHPDVEEEWTARFGAWLRSGEIRFPHVRIPGIDRAPQALGELTGGRHFGAVVVELPE; this comes from the coding sequence ATGGCCACGGCCGCCCTGCCCCGTACCGCACGCGAGATCCGGCTCGCCGACCGCCGCGAAGGGCCGCCCGAGGGGCCGCGCCTCGCCGTCGTCGAGGTACCGGTGCCGGTGCCAGGTCCGGGCCGGGTGCTCGTCCGCAACCGCCACTTCCTGGTGTTCCCCGGGCTGCTCACCCTGATCGGCGGCGCGGCCGAGGGGCTGCCGCTGCCCCCGCTGCGCACCGGCGACACGCTGTTCGGGCCGGCCGTCGGCGAGGTGGTGGCCGCCCCGGCCGGCAGCCCGCTGCGCCCGGGCACGCTCGTCTCGCACCTGCTCGGCTGGCGGGAGTACGCCTTGGTGGACGCCGCCGACTGCACCCCGCTGGACGACACCCTGCCCGATCCGGTGGCGTACCTCGCCCAGGGCTCGGCCCCGTACGGCGCGCTGACCCGGCTCACCGGGGTCCGGCCCGGGGACACCGTTCTGGTCACCGGAGCGGCCGGCGCGGTCGGGACCCTCGCCGGCCAGACGGCGCGGCTGCTGGGCGCGGGCCGGGTGATCTGCACCACCGGCTCCCCGGAGAAGGCCGACCGGCTGGTCGCGGAGCTCGGCTACGACGCGGTCCTGCTGCGGGGCGCCGGGCGGCCCTTCGCGGAGCAGCTCGCCGGGGCGGCGCCCGGGGGGATCGACGTACTCGTGGACACGGTGGGCGGTGAGCAGTTGTCCGCCGCCCTCGGCGCCGCCCGGCAGGGCGCCCGCTTCGCACTGGTCGGCGCGCTCTCCGGCCAGTTGGCGCCGGGTCGGTCCGGGGGCGAGGCCCCGGTGGAGGTCGACTCGTTCCGCCTGGTCGTCAGGGGCGTCTCGGTGCGCGGGTACCTCGGTACGGAGCATCCTGACGTGGAGGAAGAGTGGACCGCCCGCTTCGGGGCCTGGCTGCGCTCCGGGGAGATCCGTTTCCCGCACGTGCGGATCCCGGGCATCGATCGCGCCCCGCAGGCGTTGGGGGAGTTGACCGGGGGACGGCACTTCGGCGCCGTGGTGGTGGAATTGCCGGAGTAG
- a CDS encoding MerR family transcriptional regulator, with the protein MRIGDAAAAAGTTPRALRFYEQRGLLAPQGRSPSGQREYGPGDVDRIRIIRDLLAHGFTVEDLCGVADRLHLLAADPPPSCGSGGGVVGHRLSVLDAEIERLTRLREALARRAGFDGSADAPEAEPDPATVPVPRPVAVQSPDPLPDPGGR; encoded by the coding sequence ATGCGGATCGGTGACGCGGCGGCGGCAGCGGGGACCACGCCCCGGGCGCTGCGGTTCTACGAGCAGCGCGGACTCCTCGCCCCGCAGGGCCGCAGCCCCTCCGGGCAGCGGGAGTACGGGCCCGGGGACGTGGACAGGATCCGGATCATCCGGGATCTGCTGGCTCACGGATTCACCGTCGAGGACCTGTGCGGCGTGGCCGACCGGCTCCACCTGCTCGCGGCCGATCCGCCGCCGAGCTGCGGCTCCGGCGGCGGGGTCGTCGGGCACCGGCTCTCCGTGCTCGACGCGGAGATCGAGCGACTCACGCGCTTGCGCGAGGCCCTCGCCCGGCGGGCAGGGTTCGACGGCTCCGCCGACGCCCCGGAGGCGGAGCCGGACCCGGCAACCGTGCCGGTACCGCGTCCTGTGGCGGTCCAGTCCCCGGATCCGCTTCCGGACCCGGGCGGCCGGTGA
- a CDS encoding sensor histidine kinase has translation MALRTPARAAEPLLAQAPEAWQRLLPYAVTAVCVMTLLPVTIAVLTNDYKAGGGWAGALGVAQTLPLLLAVTRPLPAWGMVLVADVIGAAVLTQADRVAGHAWPWTPMAIIGYLVLMACLGLRESIRTLVGVWLATGVAGALLSAFGPDGVTNTVALLFVLAGVVLALTGALRGLGDARQKIAEQESISEAERSRRTLLEERARIARELHDVVAHHMSVITVQADSAPYRLPGMAEPVREEFAAIASSARESLGEMRRLLTVLRGDEANGADRTPQPGLGRLQQLVEATVRAGQPVELALAAGAAGAAPPAVDLSAYRIVQEALANVVRHAPGAATRVSVTFDEEELLVLVVNGPARDAVVAVETSGTGHGLVGMRERVRLTGGTLDIGPLPDGGFRVAARMPINTAPEEPS, from the coding sequence GTGGCGCTGCGCACCCCCGCGCGGGCCGCCGAACCGCTGCTCGCGCAGGCGCCCGAGGCCTGGCAGCGGCTGTTGCCGTACGCCGTGACCGCCGTGTGCGTGATGACGCTGCTGCCGGTGACGATCGCGGTGCTGACCAACGACTACAAGGCGGGCGGCGGCTGGGCCGGGGCGCTGGGCGTGGCCCAGACCCTGCCGCTGCTGCTCGCCGTGACCCGGCCGCTGCCCGCGTGGGGGATGGTGCTGGTCGCGGACGTCATCGGGGCCGCCGTACTGACCCAGGCCGACCGGGTGGCCGGGCACGCCTGGCCCTGGACGCCGATGGCGATCATCGGCTACCTGGTGCTGATGGCCTGCCTGGGACTGCGCGAGTCCATCCGGACCCTGGTCGGGGTGTGGCTGGCGACCGGCGTGGCCGGGGCGCTGCTGAGCGCCTTCGGGCCGGACGGCGTGACCAACACCGTCGCCCTGCTGTTCGTACTGGCCGGGGTGGTCCTCGCGCTGACGGGAGCGCTGCGCGGGCTCGGCGACGCGCGCCAGAAGATCGCCGAGCAGGAGAGCATCAGCGAAGCCGAGCGGTCCCGGCGCACCTTGCTGGAGGAACGGGCCCGGATCGCGCGGGAGTTGCACGACGTGGTGGCCCACCACATGTCGGTGATCACGGTCCAGGCGGATTCGGCGCCGTACCGGCTGCCCGGCATGGCGGAGCCGGTGCGGGAGGAGTTCGCGGCGATCGCGTCGAGCGCGCGCGAATCGCTGGGCGAGATGCGGCGGCTGCTGACGGTGCTGCGCGGGGACGAGGCGAACGGCGCCGACCGGACCCCGCAGCCGGGCCTCGGCCGGTTGCAGCAGCTGGTGGAGGCGACCGTACGGGCCGGGCAGCCGGTGGAGTTGGCACTGGCCGCGGGCGCGGCCGGGGCGGCGCCGCCGGCCGTGGACCTGTCGGCGTACCGGATCGTCCAGGAGGCGCTGGCCAATGTGGTGCGGCACGCGCCGGGCGCCGCGACGCGGGTCTCGGTGACCTTCGACGAGGAGGAGCTCCTGGTGCTGGTGGTCAACGGCCCGGCGCGGGACGCGGTGGTGGCGGTGGAGACTTCGGGCACCGGGCACGGGCTGGTGGGGATGCGGGAGCGCGTACGGTTGACGGGCGGGACGCTGGACATCGGTCCGCTGCCCGACGGCGGCTTCCGGGTCGCCGCCCGCATGCCCATCAACACCGCTCCCGAGGAACCAAGTTGA
- a CDS encoding response regulator → MTIRVIIVDDQAMVRAGFAALLSAQADIDVVGEAPDGRQGIQVSRTVHPDVVLMDVRMPEMDGLSAARELLDPPPGVVHRPKVLMLTTFDIDDYVYEALRAGASGFLLKDAPPADLIAAVRVVASGEALLAPSVTRRLIADFVERRPAPRRDPALRLNGLTPRETEVLELIARGLSNQEIAGHLVVAEQTVKTHIGRVLGKLDLRDRAQAVIFAYEAGLVRPGDGG, encoded by the coding sequence TTGACCATCCGCGTGATCATCGTCGACGACCAGGCCATGGTGCGGGCGGGTTTCGCCGCGCTGTTGTCGGCGCAGGCCGACATCGACGTCGTGGGTGAGGCGCCCGACGGACGCCAGGGGATCCAGGTCTCCCGCACCGTCCACCCCGACGTGGTGCTGATGGACGTGCGGATGCCGGAGATGGACGGGCTCAGTGCCGCGCGCGAGCTCCTCGATCCCCCGCCGGGGGTGGTGCACCGGCCGAAGGTGCTGATGCTGACCACCTTCGACATCGACGACTACGTGTACGAGGCCCTGCGCGCGGGGGCCTCCGGCTTCCTGCTGAAGGACGCCCCGCCGGCCGATCTGATCGCGGCGGTACGGGTGGTCGCCTCGGGCGAGGCGCTGCTGGCTCCGTCGGTGACGCGGCGGCTGATCGCGGACTTCGTCGAGCGGCGCCCCGCGCCGCGCCGGGACCCGGCGCTGCGGCTGAACGGGCTGACCCCGCGGGAGACCGAGGTGCTGGAACTGATCGCGCGCGGGCTGTCCAACCAGGAGATCGCCGGTCATCTGGTGGTCGCGGAGCAGACGGTCAAGACCCACATCGGGCGGGTGCTGGGCAAGCTGGACCTCCGGGACCGGGCCCAGGCCGTGATCTTCGCCTACGAGGCGGGGCTGGTGCGTCCGGGCGACGGCGGCTGA
- a CDS encoding alpha/beta hydrolase, whose protein sequence is MGRFARTLVTAALAAAVVAGTAGWASADAQTAVTGPPPGTAAWRADAVSGRPLPDPARATPSEVARFFAGLEETRAQGLVRSHPLVVGNLDGAPLPLRYEANRLAVLATGEPRFASLAAPGRQILAFDPRGRGTVAEVFGDLRRAEHVSVIVPGSDNDATTYDRPRAAHTGPAGMARALRSATGPGVAVIAWTGYTTPVGMGLDTARGRLAQAGTVRLARFTEGLGAVGAPDPVLFCHSYGSVVCGLAARHADATDIVAFGSPGMRADSVADLHTEARVWAARGPSDWISDVPNVEFAGLGHGADPTSAAFGARPVDAADVTGHTGYFTPGTRSLKAFASIATGAAR, encoded by the coding sequence ATGGGCCGCTTCGCAAGGACACTGGTCACGGCAGCACTGGCGGCGGCCGTGGTCGCGGGCACCGCGGGATGGGCCTCGGCGGACGCCCAGACCGCGGTCACCGGCCCGCCGCCGGGCACCGCCGCCTGGCGGGCCGACGCGGTGTCCGGGCGGCCGCTGCCGGACCCGGCGCGGGCGACGCCGTCGGAGGTCGCACGGTTCTTCGCCGGGCTGGAGGAGACCCGGGCGCAGGGCCTCGTACGCTCCCACCCGCTGGTGGTGGGCAATCTGGACGGGGCTCCGCTCCCTCTCAGGTACGAGGCCAACCGGCTGGCCGTGCTGGCGACCGGCGAGCCCCGCTTCGCTTCGCTGGCCGCGCCCGGCCGGCAGATCCTGGCCTTCGACCCGCGCGGGCGGGGCACCGTCGCCGAGGTCTTCGGGGACCTGCGGCGAGCCGAGCACGTCTCGGTGATCGTGCCGGGCTCGGACAACGACGCCACCACCTACGACCGCCCGCGGGCCGCCCACACCGGCCCGGCGGGCATGGCCCGCGCCCTGAGGTCCGCGACCGGGCCGGGCGTCGCCGTCATCGCCTGGACCGGCTACACCACGCCCGTCGGGATGGGCCTGGACACGGCCCGGGGGCGGCTGGCGCAGGCGGGCACGGTCCGCCTCGCCCGGTTCACCGAGGGGCTCGGCGCGGTCGGCGCACCCGACCCGGTGCTCTTCTGCCACAGCTACGGCTCGGTGGTCTGCGGGCTGGCGGCCCGGCACGCGGACGCCACCGACATCGTCGCCTTCGGCTCCCCCGGAATGCGCGCCGACAGCGTCGCCGACCTGCACACCGAAGCCCGCGTATGGGCGGCGCGCGGGCCCTCCGACTGGATCTCCGACGTGCCCAACGTGGAGTTCGCCGGGCTCGGCCACGGTGCCGATCCCACCTCGGCGGCCTTCGGCGCCCGCCCCGTCGACGCCGCCGACGTGACGGGCCACACCGGCTACTTCACCCCCGGCACCCGGTCCCTGAAGGCCTTCGCCTCCATCGCGACGGGAGCGGCCCGATGA
- a CDS encoding acyltransferase family protein, with product MSTPSLLTKARAAAGRIDAKTPAHRDRAIDGLRALALLAVPTGHWLLGGFTLDPEGGLHNASPLSAFGGLAPASWVLQMLGVFFLVGGYASALSFRRHTGSAGAWLKGRIARLGRPVLGVTAVWALAAPVLYAAGVPEATLRTGAKLVIQPLWFVGVYAVVTALTPYCVRAAHRLGGWAAAPLLASVAVVDFLRYGPFADSVPGWVALVNILPGWLFAYQLGVDWGEGRIGRRGGRLLLVGGGALFAALLMLFHYPASMVGVPGEARTNSHPPSLLVLALAAAQSGAAILLRDRLARLLARPLLWAPVVVINLCAMTILCWHQTAMLAAAVPGSFAGGLAGLTTAPDSVGWIVARLAWMPVFAVLLVGIARYARRFEQPWTRASATRRTVAGLLAAGFAVFALGLA from the coding sequence ATGAGCACGCCGTCCCTCCTCACCAAGGCGCGGGCGGCCGCCGGCCGGATCGACGCGAAGACCCCCGCCCACCGGGACCGGGCGATCGACGGGCTGCGCGCGCTGGCCCTGCTGGCCGTGCCGACCGGGCACTGGCTGCTCGGCGGTTTCACCCTCGACCCCGAAGGCGGCCTGCACAACGCCAGCCCCCTCTCCGCCTTCGGCGGCCTGGCCCCGGCCAGTTGGGTGCTGCAGATGCTCGGCGTCTTCTTCCTCGTCGGCGGCTACGCCTCGGCGCTCTCCTTCCGGCGTCACACCGGATCGGCCGGGGCCTGGCTCAAGGGCCGGATCGCCCGGCTGGGGCGGCCGGTGCTCGGGGTCACGGCGGTGTGGGCGCTGGCCGCGCCCGTGCTGTACGCGGCCGGGGTGCCCGAGGCCACCCTGCGGACCGGGGCGAAGCTGGTGATCCAGCCGCTGTGGTTCGTGGGGGTGTACGCGGTGGTGACCGCGCTGACCCCGTACTGCGTGCGCGCCGCGCACCGGCTCGGAGGCTGGGCGGCGGCCCCGCTGCTCGCCTCGGTCGCCGTCGTGGACTTCCTGCGCTACGGGCCCTTCGCGGACTCGGTGCCCGGGTGGGTGGCGCTGGTGAACATCCTGCCGGGCTGGCTGTTCGCGTACCAGCTCGGCGTGGACTGGGGCGAGGGCCGGATCGGGCGGCGCGGAGGCCGGCTCCTGCTGGTGGGCGGTGGCGCGCTGTTCGCGGCCCTGCTGATGCTCTTCCACTACCCGGCGTCGATGGTCGGCGTGCCGGGCGAGGCCCGGACCAACTCGCATCCGCCGTCGCTGCTGGTACTGGCCCTGGCCGCGGCCCAGTCGGGAGCCGCGATCCTGCTGCGGGACCGGCTGGCCCGGCTGCTGGCCCGGCCGCTGCTGTGGGCGCCGGTGGTCGTGATCAACCTGTGCGCGATGACGATCCTGTGCTGGCACCAGACGGCGATGCTGGCGGCCGCCGTACCCGGCTCGTTCGCGGGCGGCCTGGCCGGGCTGACGACGGCGCCGGACAGTGTCGGGTGGATCGTGGCGCGGCTCGCGTGGATGCCGGTGTTCGCGGTGCTGCTGGTGGGCATCGCCCGGTACGCCCGCCGCTTCGAGCAGCCGTGGACACGGGCCTCGGCGACGCGACGGACCGTCGCGGGCCTGCTGGCGGCCGGATTCGCGGTGTTCGCCCTGGGACTGGCGTAG
- a CDS encoding DUF350 domain-containing protein, with protein MSDIINGLGRTTAFGGVGLVLLILGIVLVDVLTPGKLPKQIWEERNRNASVMLSSALLGIGGIVFTSIWTTYDSFGKGLLSTAAFGLLGLILMAVAFLVLDLVTPGKLGAIVVDPEPHPAVWVTASCNLAVAAIVAASIA; from the coding sequence ATGAGCGACATCATCAACGGACTTGGCCGCACCACCGCATTCGGCGGCGTCGGCCTGGTGCTGCTCATCCTCGGCATCGTCCTGGTGGACGTGCTGACCCCCGGCAAACTGCCGAAGCAGATCTGGGAAGAGCGCAACCGGAACGCCTCCGTGATGCTCTCCTCGGCGCTGCTCGGCATCGGCGGCATCGTCTTCACCTCGATCTGGACCACGTACGACAGCTTCGGCAAGGGCCTGCTCTCCACGGCGGCCTTCGGACTCCTCGGCCTGATCCTGATGGCCGTGGCCTTCCTGGTGCTGGACCTGGTGACCCCGGGCAAGCTCGGCGCCATCGTGGTCGACCCCGAGCCGCACCCCGCCGTGTGGGTGACGGCATCCTGCAACCTCGCGGTCGCCGCTATCGTCGCCGCCTCCATCGCCTGA